In a genomic window of Sinorhizobium meliloti:
- a CDS encoding RES family NAD+ phosphorylase, with protein MRKHIPPASRPEPELTPSVEPITLWRAFVPRWAHMPLSGAGAARFGGRWNPIGVPAIYGARELSTAWAEYNQGFVQHPALIVQLELLGARLADLTDVSLLVELGVDEAIHRCEWRDALDKGAVPETHRLQSELLARDFHGVIYPSFMSPGGTCVALWRWNGPQEPRLGVIDPDGRLPKSPASWV; from the coding sequence ATGAGGAAGCACATTCCGCCCGCATCGCGGCCCGAGCCGGAACTGACGCCGTCGGTCGAGCCGATAACGCTCTGGCGGGCCTTCGTTCCACGCTGGGCACATATGCCGCTATCCGGCGCGGGTGCTGCTCGCTTCGGTGGCCGCTGGAACCCGATCGGCGTGCCTGCGATCTATGGCGCGCGCGAGCTTTCCACCGCCTGGGCCGAATACAATCAGGGTTTCGTCCAGCATCCGGCGCTGATCGTGCAGCTCGAGTTGCTGGGGGCGAGGCTCGCGGACCTCACGGATGTCAGCCTTCTTGTGGAGCTTGGTGTAGATGAGGCGATCCATCGCTGCGAATGGCGTGATGCGCTCGACAAGGGCGCGGTGCCGGAGACCCACAGGCTCCAGTCGGAGCTTCTGGCGCGCGACTTCCATGGGGTGATCTATCCATCCTTCATGTCGCCCGGCGGCACCTGTGTTGCGCTCTGGCGTTGGAACGGTCCGCAAGAACCGCGTCTCGGCGTCATCGACCCCGATGGCCGGCTGCCGAAATCGCCCGCCTCATGGGTTTGA
- a CDS encoding antitoxin Xre/MbcA/ParS toxin-binding domain-containing protein, giving the protein MIALDFQIPAARFGDDHSPFLSARLVADRLGVTLAELAKLIGVARNTLTAKSGARKVDSALSKVVRILAMASEMAGDEARAVIWFKHQPIPGWAGKTAFDLVGEGKADKVLAYLESVRAGVYA; this is encoded by the coding sequence ATGATTGCCCTCGATTTCCAGATCCCTGCAGCCCGTTTCGGGGACGATCATTCCCCGTTTCTCTCGGCCCGCCTGGTGGCCGACCGATTAGGCGTCACGCTCGCCGAACTCGCAAAGCTGATCGGTGTCGCCCGCAATACGCTGACGGCGAAATCCGGCGCCCGGAAGGTCGACAGCGCCTTGAGCAAGGTCGTCCGCATCCTGGCCATGGCTTCCGAAATGGCGGGCGACGAGGCCCGCGCCGTCATCTGGTTCAAGCACCAGCCTATTCCCGGCTGGGCCGGCAAGACGGCGTTCGACCTGGTCGGTGAAGGCAAGGCCGACAAGGTGCTCGCCTATCTCGAATCGGTACGCGCCGGCGTCTACGCTTAA
- a CDS encoding crotonase/enoyl-CoA hydratase family protein, translating to MTFDTIRCAIDQRGVARVTLARSAKHNALSATMIGELTAVADRLATDTSIRAVILDAEGKSFCAGGDLEWMRQQFSADRPTRIAEATRLAMMLKALNDLPKPLIARVHGNAFGGGVGLISVCDTVIAASGAQFGLTETRLGLIPATISPYVIARTGEARARPLFMSARIFGAEEAKVAGFVTTVVDGTMLDGAVEAAVTAYLVAAPGAAGRAKRLARSLGLPITDAVIAATIEHLADTWETDEAREGVSAFFERRNPSWRL from the coding sequence ATGACCTTCGATACGATCCGCTGTGCCATCGACCAGCGCGGCGTCGCCCGGGTGACGCTTGCCCGCTCAGCAAAGCACAATGCGCTTTCTGCAACCATGATCGGCGAATTGACGGCCGTCGCAGACCGGCTCGCAACCGACACATCGATCAGGGCAGTCATTCTCGACGCCGAAGGCAAGAGTTTCTGTGCCGGCGGCGATCTCGAATGGATGCGCCAGCAGTTTTCCGCCGACCGGCCGACGCGGATCGCCGAGGCGACGCGGCTTGCGATGATGCTGAAGGCGCTGAACGATCTGCCGAAGCCGCTGATTGCGCGCGTGCATGGGAACGCCTTCGGCGGCGGCGTCGGGCTGATCAGCGTCTGCGACACGGTGATCGCCGCTTCCGGCGCCCAATTCGGCCTGACCGAGACGCGCCTCGGGCTGATCCCGGCGACGATCAGCCCCTATGTCATTGCCCGGACAGGCGAGGCGCGGGCGCGGCCGCTGTTCATGTCGGCGCGGATTTTCGGTGCGGAGGAGGCGAAGGTCGCCGGTTTCGTTACGACGGTCGTCGACGGCACCATGCTGGACGGAGCCGTCGAAGCCGCGGTGACGGCCTATCTCGTCGCGGCTCCGGGCGCCGCCGGGCGGGCGAAGCGGCTTGCGCGGTCGCTGGGCCTTCCCATCACCGACGCCGTCATCGCCGCGACGATAGAGCACCTTGCCGATACCTGGGAAACGGACGAAGCACGGGAGGGCGTGTCGGCCTTCTTTGAACGGCGCAATCCCTCCTGGCGGCTATGA
- a CDS encoding hydroxymethylglutaryl-CoA lyase yields MTSPAKERVTIVEVAPRDGLQNESRLVATEDKVRLVDLLSDCGYERIEVTSFVSPRWVPQLADAPAVMADIVRRPGTRYAALTPNMRGFEAALAAGADEVAIFASASEGFSEKNINCSIAESIERFRPVAEASRRQGIPLRGYVSCVVECPYEGAIAPAQTARVARLLADLGCYEISLGDTIGRGTPEAIDAMLIAALCEIDAKKLAGHFHDTSGRALENIAVALERDIRVFDASAGGLGGCPYAPGAAGNVDTLAVNAFLEARGFATSLDSDKLDRAAAFALSLRSTA; encoded by the coding sequence ATGACGTCGCCGGCAAAGGAGCGCGTCACGATTGTCGAGGTGGCGCCGCGCGACGGTCTTCAAAACGAGTCGCGGCTCGTCGCCACCGAGGACAAGGTCAGGCTCGTCGATCTGCTGTCCGACTGCGGTTACGAGCGCATCGAAGTAACGAGCTTCGTCAGTCCGCGCTGGGTACCACAATTGGCCGATGCGCCGGCTGTCATGGCTGACATCGTCCGGCGTCCGGGCACGCGTTACGCGGCACTGACGCCCAATATGCGCGGCTTCGAGGCGGCGCTTGCGGCTGGCGCCGACGAGGTCGCGATCTTTGCCTCGGCGTCGGAAGGCTTCTCCGAGAAGAACATCAACTGCTCGATTGCCGAAAGCATCGAGCGTTTTCGGCCGGTCGCCGAAGCAAGCCGGCGCCAAGGCATTCCCCTGCGCGGCTATGTGAGCTGTGTCGTCGAATGTCCCTATGAGGGCGCGATCGCGCCGGCGCAGACCGCCCGCGTCGCACGGCTGCTTGCCGACCTCGGCTGCTACGAGATCAGCCTCGGCGACACGATCGGGCGCGGCACGCCGGAAGCGATCGATGCCATGCTGATAGCGGCACTCTGCGAGATCGATGCCAAGAAACTCGCCGGGCATTTCCACGACACGTCCGGCCGGGCGCTGGAGAATATCGCGGTAGCACTGGAGCGCGATATCCGGGTTTTCGACGCTTCGGCCGGCGGGCTCGGCGGTTGTCCCTATGCGCCGGGAGCGGCCGGCAATGTCGATACGCTTGCAGTGAACGCCTTTCTCGAGGCGCGGGGTTTTGCCACCAGCCTCGACTCGGACAAACTTGACCGCGCCGCTGCTTTTGCACTATCGCTGAGGAGCACAGCATGA